GAGGCTCACGATCGCGGGATTAAAATCATCATGGATATCGTTGTCAATCATACTTCTACTGAGCACGCATGGTTTAAGGAAGCAAAATCATCAAAAGAGAATCCTTACCGTGATTTCTATATTTGGAAAGAAGGAAAGGAAGACGGCTCTGAACCGACTAACTGGATTTCGAAATTCGGCGGTTCAGCCTGGAAGCTGGATGAAAAAACAGGTGAATACTATCTGCATCTGTTTGACGTCACTCAGGCTGACTTGAACTGGGAGAATGAAGAAGTCCGCAGAAAAGTCTATGAAATGATGCAATTCTGGTTTGAAAAAGGTGTAGACGGCTTTAGACTTGACGTAATTAACCTCATTTCAAAAAATCAGGATTTCCCGGATGATGACGGAAGCACAGCTCCTGGCGACGGCCGCAAGTTTTACACAGACGGTCCGCGTGTGCATGAATATATGAAAGAAATGAATAAGGAAGTTTTCTCGAAATATGACAGCATGACAGTTGGGGAAATGTCTTCAACGACGATCGAAAACTGTATTGAGTATTCAAATCCGGAATCCAAAGAACTAAGCATGACATTTAATTTTCATCATTTGAAAGTGGATTATCCGAACGGGGAGAAATGGGCACTGGCAGATTTTGATTTTGGTGCACTTAAGCAAATTCTTTCAACATGGCAGGTGGAAATGCACAAAGGCGGGGGCTGGAACGCATTGTTTTGGTGCAACCATGATCAGCCGCGGATTGTTTCAAGATATGGAAATGACGGTGAATACCGCACCCAGTCCGCTAAAATGCTTGCGACAACGATACACATGATGCAGGGAACTCCTTATATTTATCAGGGGGAAGAGTTTGGCATGACTAATCCTAAATTCGAAAGCATCAATGAATATCGGGATGTAGAAAGCCTGAATACATTCGAAATTTTGAAAAACGCAGGGAAGTCAGAAGAAGAGATTATTGAGATTTTAAAAAGCAAATCGAGAGATAACTCACGTACACCAGTCCAATGGAATAATTCCAAGCATGCCGGGTTTACAACAGGAACACCTTGGATCAAACCTGCAAGCAATTATCCGGAAATCAATGCCCAGAATGCTCTTCAGGATGAAAATTCTGTTTTTTAT
The window above is part of the Metabacillus dongyingensis genome. Proteins encoded here:
- the treC gene encoding alpha,alpha-phosphotrehalase, with translation MKQPWWKKSAVYQIYPKSFNDTNGNGVGDIQGIIEKLDYLKELGVDVVWLTPIYESPQKDNGYDISDYYSIHEEYGTMEDFESLLQEAHDRGIKIIMDIVVNHTSTEHAWFKEAKSSKENPYRDFYIWKEGKEDGSEPTNWISKFGGSAWKLDEKTGEYYLHLFDVTQADLNWENEEVRRKVYEMMQFWFEKGVDGFRLDVINLISKNQDFPDDDGSTAPGDGRKFYTDGPRVHEYMKEMNKEVFSKYDSMTVGEMSSTTIENCIEYSNPESKELSMTFNFHHLKVDYPNGEKWALADFDFGALKQILSTWQVEMHKGGGWNALFWCNHDQPRIVSRYGNDGEYRTQSAKMLATTIHMMQGTPYIYQGEEFGMTNPKFESINEYRDVESLNTFEILKNAGKSEEEIIEILKSKSRDNSRTPVQWNNSKHAGFTTGTPWIKPASNYPEINAQNALQDENSVFYHYQKLIQLRKDIDLITYGDYELILEDHSQLFAYVRNGDGEKLLVINNFYEMETVFTLPDHIDAEGYNSEILISNYPDSAQTFKEVTLRPFESVVYHLKK